Genomic window (uncultured Desulfovibrio sp.):
AAAGGGGCTGCCATGCGCTGCGGCCGTTGGCGGATGCGCCAAGCAGCTGGCCGAAGGGCGTGTTGTTGGAGATGGACAGGGTGCCGTGGCTCAGAATGGAGTAGAGCGTGCGGTACTTGCGGTGCTCCTGCTCGGTGAACGACACGAGGTCGGCGGCGATGTCGTCGGCGTAGTCGTCGTCGTTGCCGTACTTGGGCGCGGCAAGGCAGTCGGCCAGCACTGCGTCGTAGCCCTTGAAGTCGGCCTTGAGGGCTTCGTTCATGTATTCAAGCGTGTACTTCTTGTCTTCGTACACAAGCTTCTTGATGGCGGCCATAGAGTCCACGTAGGTGGCAAGACCGCTCCAGACCACGCCAGGGCCGAAGTTGTACATGGCGCCGCCAGCGGCCACGTCGCAGCCGTGTTCCATGCAGCCTTCGTACATGATGGACATGAGCGGTTTGGGCGCAAAGTCGCGGTGCACGCGCTGGGAAATGACCGTGGCAACGCTGGACCACTTGGTGATGTAGCAGATCTGCTCCTTCACCGCGGCTTCGAACTTTTCGTAGGTGTCAAACTGGCTCAGGTCGCCGGAGTCGGGGCAGACCTGCTTGCCGTACCACAGCGGCACGCCGTGGTTGAGCACCAGCTCGATGCAGATGGGCCACTGGGTGTAGGCTGTGGAGGTCCACTGGTAGAGGCGGCCCGCTTTCTGCGGTTCCACGCAACCCATGAGGCAGTAGTCGCGGGCGTCTTCAATGCTCACGCCCTTGGCCAGCATCATCTTGATGTGGGTGTCGTCAAAGTGCACAGCGGGGAAGCCCATGCCGGAGCGGATGACGGCCACGATTTTTTTGAGGTATTCCTGCGGCGAGGAATTGTGCACGCGGGTTGCCAGCGAGGGCTGGTAAATACGCACGTGGCGCACGGCGTCCATGAGCAGGTAGGTCAGCTCGTTTGTGGCGTCGCGTCCTTCACGGGTAACGCCGCCCACGCACATGTTCACGAAGGGCTGGTATCCGGCAAAGAACTTGGAGCTGCCCTCGCTGGTGAGCCACATCATTTCAGACATCTTGATCAGCATGCAGCCAGCAAGATCAAAGGCCTCGCAGGGGGTCATGCGGCCAGCTTCGATATCGGCCTTGTAGAGGGGGTACATGTACTGGTCAACGCGGCCAATGGACATGCCGGTCTGGTTTTCTTCAACCACCAGCAGGGATTCCACGGTCCACACAGCCTGAATGGCTTCCCAGAAGGTGGTGGGAGCGTGGGCGGGAACGCGGGCGTTGACCTCGGAAATCTTGAGCAGTTCGGCCTTGCGCTTGGGATCGTGTTCTTTTTCCGCAAGCTGGGCGGCGTATTCCGACATGCGCTTTGCATAGCACATGACGCCTTCGGTGGTTTCAATAACCGACTTGTAGAAGTAGATTTTGTCGATATCTTCGGGATTGGCGTAATCCAGGTGCGTCAGGTGCTCCTGCGCTTCATGCTGAATGTCCAGCATGCCCTTTTTCATCAGGATCACGTCATAGCCGGGGTTGGAGTCGCCGCCGCCGTTGAGGGCGTGGTACGAGCAGTCGGACACGTAGGATTCGCCCGAAAGTTCCCACAGACCGGCTTCGCGGTACTGGGCCTCGCAGTATTCGTCAACGGACTTGCCTTCCCAGTAGGGGAAGATTTCTTCGCGCAGAACTTTCTTGTCTTCTTCAGCAAGATGGAAGGGGTCCTGCGGGCGGGAGCCGATGGTGTCCAGCTCATCGCGCAGCCAGCGCCAGGAAATGTCGGGCGAGAACGCGCCAGCGCGCGGCGCGCCGTTGGGTGCGCCCACGATGAGTTCGTTATCCTGAATGACCAGGGGCGCTGTTTCGCAGCAGTAGCGGAAAGCCTTGGCGCGCAGCAGGATGCGCGGCATGCCGGGGTTTTCGCTGTCAATCTTGGTAATGGCGCGCGCACGGTGAATGGTGATGCGCGGCATCTGCAAAAGATAGTTGGTCTTGAGCTTGAGGTGGCGCTCTGTGGGGCCGTCAGGCACGTTGACGCCGTCAGACACGCCAGCCTTGGGGCCGGAATGCTGCGCGGAGGCAGTGGGCGTAAGGGTAACAGCCGAGCCGGAAGACGTGGCAAATATCTTGCGCAGCGTTTCGCGCTCTTCGGGCGTCAGGCTTTTGGTGACTTCTGCTATCTTTTGAGTAAAATCATGAAGATCCACGTTGATTCCTCCATGGTTTGCGATGGCGGCTCCGGCTGTTGCCGGGGCTTGTTCCGCATCACCTGTTCAATTCATTGAGAGCCTTGCGCAAAACGCGCCGCAGTGCGTCTGAAACGGGGTCGGTCTGGTCGCTCTGCTGTTCCCTGAACGAGAAGCCGCGAACGCCGTAACCCACCTTGCGCCGATAAATGAGATTCATTGGTGAAATGTTGTCGGAGCTGAATCCGTGCCCGGCCAGACCGCTGCCCTGCGTCATGGAAGGGAAAAGGTCGGTGGTGAGGCCCATGCCGCCAAAAGCGGCAGGCGTGTTGACCAGCATGCGGGCCACGGGCTTTTTGAGCGCGAACTGCTGGATGATCTCTTCATCCTGGCTATGGATGGTCATGGTTTGGGCGTGACCCTCGCGCAGCAGAAGTTCGAGGCATTTTTCGCAGGCATGCCGCCAGTCCGGTTCAACATAATAGGCAAGCACAGGGGCCAGCAGTTCCCTGATAAAGGGGTCGGCGGGGTCCACGTAGCGGCGTTCAACCAGCAGCACACGCGTGCCCTGCGGCACGGCAATGCCCGCCTTTTCGGCCAGCACTGTTGCCGATTGCCCCAGCATGGCGCGGTTGCGGCGGCCATTGGGGTGAAACATGGTTTCGCTCAGGGCCAGGGCCTGCGCCTCGTTGATAAAACAGGCTCCGTTCGCCTCAAATGCCCGGCGCGCCTGCGGCTCGATCTTGCCGTCCACAATGACGCACTGCTCGGCAGATGGGGCCAACCCGTTGTCAAAGCTCTTGCTGGCAAGAATGTCGTCCACGGCCTTGCAAATGTCGGCAGTGGCTTCAATAAAGGCCGGGCCGTTGCCCATGCCGCCGTAAATGAAGGGCTTGCCGCTGTGGCGCGCAGCCTCAAGCATGCTGTCCCTGCCGGTTACCAGAACCAGAGCCACAAGACGGTGGCGCATGAGTTCTTCAATGCCGCTGTCGGCGACCATGGTCAGACAGGTCACAGAACCCTCGGGCAGGCCGTGGGCCTGACCGGCGGCAGACATGGCCGCCACCACGCGGCTGGTGCATTCCACGGCGTGCTGGTGAGGGCAAACCACAATGGAATTGCCCGCCTTAACCGCCGCAAGCACATTGCAGATGGTGGTGGAAACCGGGTTGGTGCAGGGGCTGAGGGCGGCTATAACGCCCACGGGCACACCCACTTCAAACACGTGTTGCGCAGCATCGGCGCTCTGGGGCAGTTTGCCCACGCAGCGCATGCCCCGTACGCTCTGTATGACGCGGCGGCAGGCAAAAAGGTTTTTGGCCATTTTGTCCTGCCACACGCCGCATCCGGTTTCTTCGTGGCTCATGACGGCAAGCGACTGGGCCTCAGCGGCGGCGGCTTCAGCCATGGCTTCCACCACCGTGTCCAGTGATTCCTGAGGCATGGCGGAAAGCCGCGTCTGAGCGTCAGCCGCGTTTTCAGCAAGGATGCGAGCCTGCTGGATGGAAATAAGATCCTTGTCGCCGATCATGTTTCCTCCGATGAACCCGGTCAGCTCAGGGCGTAGCGCCTTACAAGCCTGACAAGACGACGGTGGGGCGTGGGGATCACAGCGGAGCTGTAAACGGTAGCGCCCATATTGTTCACGGCCTTGATGCCAGCGGCCACTGCGGCTTGCACAGCGGCCACATCGCCCTGCACCAGGGCGGAGCAGTAACCGGAGGCCACGTTTTCGTAGCCGATCAGTTCCACGTCGGCGGCCTTGATCATGGCGTCCGCGCCTTCCATAAGAAAGACAATGCCAAAGGTTTCAATCATGCCCAGAGCGCGCAGACCGGGGTCGTCTTCCTGTATTTCGTCCAGCGTATGCGCACGGACAATGCCGCTCATGCCGCGCGCGGGGCGGGGCATGACGTTGGTGGCCGTAAGCTTGCCCACAGAGGCGGCAGCAGCGGCGCCAGCGTCAACAGAGGCCTTTACTGCGGCCACATCGCCCCGAACCATGATGGTAACGAGCGTTGAGCCAACGTTTTCGTAGCCGACAAGATCGACATCTGCGGCTTTGAGCATGCTGTCCGCGCCGTAAATGGACGGAACCATGCCAAGAGTTTCAATCAGGCCAAGGGCTTCTTCACCTGTATACTGCATACAACTCACCTCGTGGGGACCCGTGTTCGTGTCCGGGCGTAGCCGGGCGGAGCAAATCTCCTAGTTCCTTTCTAGCCGTTCCCCTATAGGGAAAAGTCAAGCCATATCCCGATTTTTTTCGTCTTGTGTGTGAAATTTGTTGCAGCCCTTGCGGTGTGCGGGTTTTGGCCCTTTACAGGGCTTTTTTTTGATTTTTCCGCCTGCTGCGCGGCAATGCGAGCGCGTGGCGGCTGCGGAGCGCGCAGAAGGGTCAGCGGCATTTTTGCGTTTAATTACGGGCCTGTCGCAAAAATGTCTGCTTTTTGCGGCAATGGGCGGCGACCTTCCCTAAAACTGGAACCTTGGGCCAGATTTGGGGAAGCAGGCGCACACAGATGGTTCAGATTGCATGAGCGCCTTGAGGGTGGGGGGCTGTAAGGGGAAGAGGCAGGAACGACTTTTGCACTATCAAGGAGGGTATGCCCCAAGCCGGACACCGCACATTCAGGAGAGCTTCATGAATTCTCAGCGCTACACCATAAGCGAAATGAGCGAGACTTCGAATATTTCAAAAAAGGCCCTGCGTTTTTACGACAAGCTGGGCCTCATCACGCCACGCCTGCGCGGGGCCAACAATTATCGCTATTACACGCATGAAGATGTGCTCTCCGTGCCGCCTCTCAAATATTACAAGCAGATGGGATTCCGGCTTGAAGAAATCCGCGCGGCCTTTGATGCGGACAGCAACGCCTCGCTGAGGGCACTGCGCGAGATGTTTACTACCAAGATGCAAGACCTGCGGCAGGAGGAAGACGTGCTGCGTTTGCGCTCGGCCTCCATCCATGACTGGCTTGAGCTGCTGCACGAGGCGGAAATGGTGCTGGATAACGACCTGCGGCAGGTCTCGGTCAAATATGTTCCGCCGCAGAATCTGCTGTTCCATGACGAGGTGTTCTCTCTGGACATCAAGTCCACCATCATCAATATGGGATTCACCAATTATGTTGAATCACTGGATAATAACATCGCCGGGCCGGTCATTGTTCATTTTTCTTCGGTGGAAGAGAGGTTGAAAAAGGTGGAGCAGCCCATACAGGTTTTGCAGCGTCCCATGCGCCCATGTAAGCCGGAGCTGATGCAGACGCTTGGGGGCGTGCTCATGGCGAGCTGTTATCACATTGGCCCTTATGAAAACATCAACGACACCTACCGCAAGCTGCAACGCTGGTGTGCATCCAGCAGCTATGTGCATGCCCCTGATGCCTTTGAACGGTATGTCACCGATTACTGGACAACCAACAATGAAGCGCTTTTTGTGACCGAGGTCCTCGTGCGGGTGCGCCGCCCCAACGACACATTCGTTTAAGCGGCACGTTGCCGCCGGGCGGTGTTTGGCACAGCCCGGCAAAAGTGAAGGCCGTTGCCTGGAGAGTCCGGGCAACGGCCTTTTTGCGCACTATCTACAGCACTGGGCATAAAAATGGGCCTGCTGCCGACCAGTATGCGTGGTCGGCAGCAGGCCTGTACCGGAGGAAGGAACCGCCGGATCTTTAGAACTTGTACTGGAAGACCACCTGACCCTTCCAGGCGTCCTGCTTGGAGTAGGAGCCGAAGTTCTGGTAGCTCTTGTTCCAGGTGCTGCTGTCCATGTAGTTGGCCACGTAGCCCAGTTCAACGTTCATCTCAAGATTGTCGTAAATCTTGTAGGAAGAAATCACGTTGAATTCCAGCAGACCATCGTTGGTGGTCATGTAAGGGCCGTCAAACATGTTGGACGTGGAATCCCACGCATTGGCATGGTCCATGTACTTGACCATTGCGGGGCTGTTGGTGCCGCCCCAGTAGGCCACGCGGAAGGTGTGGGTGAGTTTGTCGAGGAAGCTGACGTCGCGGATCTGCGCGCCAAAGCCCCAGGTGCCCGCGTAGGACAGGGACTTGTCCATGAAGTTGACGTTGGGGCTCCAGCCGAGGTTGCCATCGCCCATGAAGGACGTGAAGTTGCCGTAAGCACATACGGAAGGCAGGCGCTCGGAACCGTTCTTGACGTTGCCGTCATCGCCGGAAGCGTACCAGCCGAACACGCCGGGCACGCCCCAGTCGAGCTTGTATTCCACAAGGGCCTTGGCCAGCCAGCCCTGGCGCTGGGTGCTGCCGTGCACCACATCATTGGCGTTGTTGCGGCGCATCACATTGAAGCTGCCCATCTGTTCGACAAAACCGTAGTTGGTGTCGAATTCAATGTTCCAGGGTTCCAGAGCCGTGATCTTGACAGGCAGGCCAGCCCAGAACACGGTGCCGTATTCCTTGGAGGCATTGGTCACGCCGGTCACGTTGAGGCCGTGGCCCGCGCCGATCTTGTTCAGATAGGGGTACAGGGTGGTGGCAGGGGAGCCATCATTGAGCCCATAGTTGGTGAACGCGCCAAACTTGCCAGTGTTGCGGCCCATCATGCCGGGCATGACCCATGGGGTGATGCTGATGCCGTCAAAGGTCAGGGGCATGCTCAGGGCAAACAGGTCCATATTATCAAGATAACTGGCCTTGTCGTTGCTGATCACGTTGTTGTAGGTGCCGCCCTGATAGTTGTCGTTGAAGGGGCGCATCCACAGGGCGGTGAGGCCCACGTTTTTGTTGAAGGCATAGTTGCCAACCACAGCGGCAGCCTGGGTGTCAAACACCGCAGAGCCGCCAGCGGCGTTGGGCAGGGCCAGATACTGCAAGCCCATCTTGAACTTCAGATCGGTCTGCGGAACCGACCACTGCATGTTGGCCTGGGTCACGCGCACCAGGGTGCCGTCCGCACCAAGGGCGGAACCCTGACCGGATCTGCCCCAATCCTGCGGGCCAAGCTTGAATTGCACGCTGCCCATAAGGTTTTCAGAAGCAATGGCGTCAAGGAAAAGCAGAACGCGCTGACGCGAAACAAACTGGTCAGAGTTGTTGGCTTTCTGTTTTGCCCCATTGGTCGTCACGTCCTTGGTCAGGCTGGAATCGCCCACGCCAAAGCCCATCGACCAGATGCCCCTTGCCTTGAAATCCACCGCTTCGGCAGACTGCCCAAACGCCAACCCCAATGTAAGCGCAAGAGCTGCTGCGGAAAGAATGGTTTTCCGTTTCAAAGACATAGTACCTCCCAAGTTAAACGTTATCCATTTGCTACAGCCTGATCCATAAGAGAGCGCGGGCGAAATTGTCCGCGCTCAAGGGAAGCGTATCCGATCCTGCCGGGCGAGGCCCGGCCCGGCTGGTCTGGTGCAGGGGATGTAAGGGATGCAAGGGGACGGTGCGGCGCTTTGCGCAAAGCGGCCGTCGCAGGGCGCAATGCCGTGCAGGTGCTTTTGTGCAAAGAGGGAGCTGCGGAAAGCAGCAACAGGCATGGGTGCAGCCAAGGACGCCTCACAAGGTATTTGGTCGGGAACAGGTTTGTTGCATGTTTGCATCCTGTGTGCCAAATTTCACCATGCTGAAATAATTTACTTTTTTGCTATATTGCTTGTGAATGGGGTAAATACGCGGCAGAGTTGTCGTATGTTGCGACAAAAAAATTTTTCATAAAAATTTAATAAATTAAGTATGATAACGGTTTTTATTGAAAAGTACGACATATTTGTCGCTAATTTGAACGGTGCGGCATGTTCCGCAAAGAACGTATTGGGAAAAAGTGAGGTCTGGCGGGGATAGCAAAAGGGCAGGGGACGTTGTGAATCATTTGGCATGTAAATTGAAAGGAGGGGCGCGTTAATATCACAACAGTGCCCGTCGGTACTACGAAGGAGTTTTAATCATGGCTGCAAAAGCAAAGCGCGCCGCCCTTATAGGTTACGACTGCCTTATTCCTAAAAGGCTTGAAGTAATGCTCGCTCAGGGGGGGCTCGATAACTTCAGAAAGTTCATGCAGGAGGGCAGCTACATTCCCGAAGGTTTCAATCTGCCTACGGTCACTCCGCCGTCCTGGGCCACTATCTGCACGGGCGCATGGCCCCGCACCCACGGCGTGGAAGACTACTATTACTACCATGAAGGCCGCAGCCTTGATTACAAGGAAACCTCACAGGCTTTCGGCTCCACCATCCTGACCGCAGAGACCATCTGGGACGCGTGGGACAAAGCTGGCAAGAAGTGCCTCGTGGTCAACTACCCCATGTCGTGGCCGTCCAAAATGCAGCACGGCGTCATGATCATGGGCGAGGGCCTCAGCCCCGCCGAAACGCGCTGGCCCCTGCATGGCAATGAGCACAAGGAATATTTGTGCTCTGAAAGCGTTATCTCCACAGATTTTTATCCCATGGGTTCGCAGGGCACCTTTGACGATGCCGAAGGCTGGGCCAACCTGCCGGAAGGCGAAGAACCCCTTGAAATGAACGTGCGCATGCACTTCAAGGAAGCCATAGAACCCCTGGAAGACCAGACCTGGCACTGCCTTGTGTGGCAGAGTGGCGATGAAGGCTATGACCGCATGGCCCTTTGCCCTGAAAAGGACTACGCCAAGGCCTTCTTTACCATCCAGCTTGGCCAGTGGAGCGAACCCGCCCAGCACGACTTTACCGTGAAGGCCGATGGCCGCACCGAAAAAGGCGTGTTCCGCGCCAAGCTCATGCAGCTTTCTGACGATGCTGAAGAATTCAAACTGTATATTTCCGGCATTGCTGGCCGTTGCGGTTTTATCGCTCCGGCTGAAGCCGCCGCGCAGATTGACTTCAGCAAGCACATCACGGCCAACGATATTGGTCTGGTTGCCTATCTGCACGGCATTATTGATACCGACACCGTGTGCGAACTGGTGGACTTTCACAGCGCATGGCTCTGGAACACCATTGAGTCGCTTATCAAGGCTAATGCGGACTGGGATCTCTTCTACATGCACTCCCACCCCATTGACTGGTTCTACCACGGCTGGCTCAGCGAGCTGGACAGCACGGACGATGCGGTTCGCACCAAGGCCGAAAAGATGGAACGCTACATCTACGAAGTGGAAGACCGTCTGCTTGGCCGCCTCATGGACATCATGGGCGATGAAACCGTCATGTGCGTATGCTCCGACCACGGCGCAACGCCCCTCGGCCCCATCCTCAACACGGCCCACGCCCTCAAGGAAGCGGGTCTGTGCTCTTACGAACCCAAGAAGTCTGAAAACTACTGGGATATCTACGAGGAAACCGAAGGCTTCAATTACGTGCTTGATGTGAGCAAGTCGCTTGCCGTGCCGCAGCGCTACATGTTCGTGTACGTGAACCTGAAGGGCCGTTACCCCGGCGGTATTGTTGAGCAGGAAGACTACGAAAACGTGCGCGACCGCATCATCAACGCCCTGCTGGACTACAAGCATCCCGACACGGGCGACCGCCCCGTGCTGCTTGCCGTGCGCAAGGAAGACGCTCACGTGTTTGGCATGGGCGGCGCGCAGGCTGGCGATGTGGTGTACGTGCTCAAACCCGAATACATGGCCGAACACGGTTACGGCCTGCCCACCGGCGAATCCGGCTGCGGCAGCCTCAAGAACCTGCTCATGTTCCGCGGCCCCAACATCCGCAAGGGCTACCGCTATACCCGTCCGCGCTGGCTGGCCGACATTGTGCCCACCTTCTGCTACATCACGGGCAATCCTGTGCCCGCCGACGCCGAAGGCGCGCCCATTTACCAGATCATGGAAAACCCCAATCTGGTCGATTAATTCACCATGCCGGGGCAAGGGCGCGGCTTTTGCCCCGGCGCGATAAAACACAAAGCCCCGCATCAGCGGGGCAGACGACAAGGATAAGATCATGGCTGAAAAGAAAGCGATTCTCCTGATGCTGCCTTCCGTTGCGCTCAGCGGCGCATCCGAAGCGCTGGACAAGCTGAAGAAAAAGGCCGTTTTGCTGGCCAATGCCGACAGCGCTGGTCTGGAAGCTCTGGCCCTGGAACTTGGCGGCAAAAAGGTTGAAGCTGCCGCCCTTGAAGGCGCGGAAGACGCGTTGCTGGTGGTGCAGGGTGACGAAGCCGCTCTGGCTGCCGCTCTGGAAGCCGCTGACCGTCGCACCCTGGTGGTGGTTGCCGCCGCTGACGGCGTGGCCTTCTACGGTCTGGCTGTGGACAGCAAGGCCGGGGCCGTTGCCCGCGCCGTTAACGCGCAGGATATTGCCGTTACCATTGCCACCATTGCGGATCTGCCCGTCAGCGCCCAGTGCACCGGGGGTATCATTTATCAGGCAATGAAAAATCCCAACCTCAAGCTTGATGAAATCAGAAAGCTCAAAGAAGCCCTGGTGCGCATGGAATCGGTTATCCAGCGTGATAACCGCGAACCCTGGGACAAGCACGACTGCGCTTAAATTCCTTGCCGCTGTGACCGCGCCTGCCGTGTGGGGGCATGACGTGCGCGGTTATCTGGAACCGCAGCCGTGCTGCGGTTCCGACCCATACCTTCCTCCAAACGCCTGCGGAGATTGAGCTTTATGTTCAGTCTTCGCAGGCTGTTGTTTTATCGGTATGCGGGCAACTTAAACCTGTTTAACGCAGCTTTGCTGTTGATAAAATTTTGCGATAACTGTTGATTGTGATTTTTTTTATGTGATAATAAAAATA
Coding sequences:
- a CDS encoding outer membrane homotrimeric porin encodes the protein MSLKRKTILSAAALALTLGLAFGQSAEAVDFKARGIWSMGFGVGDSSLTKDVTTNGAKQKANNSDQFVSRQRVLLFLDAIASENLMGSVQFKLGPQDWGRSGQGSALGADGTLVRVTQANMQWSVPQTDLKFKMGLQYLALPNAAGGSAVFDTQAAAVVGNYAFNKNVGLTALWMRPFNDNYQGGTYNNVISNDKASYLDNMDLFALSMPLTFDGISITPWVMPGMMGRNTGKFGAFTNYGLNDGSPATTLYPYLNKIGAGHGLNVTGVTNASKEYGTVFWAGLPVKITALEPWNIEFDTNYGFVEQMGSFNVMRRNNANDVVHGSTQRQGWLAKALVEYKLDWGVPGVFGWYASGDDGNVKNGSERLPSVCAYGNFTSFMGDGNLGWSPNVNFMDKSLSYAGTWGFGAQIRDVSFLDKLTHTFRVAYWGGTNSPAMVKYMDHANAWDSTSNMFDGPYMTTNDGLLEFNVISSYKIYDNLEMNVELGYVANYMDSSTWNKSYQNFGSYSKQDAWKGQVVFQYKF
- a CDS encoding alkaline phosphatase family protein, with protein sequence MAAKAKRAALIGYDCLIPKRLEVMLAQGGLDNFRKFMQEGSYIPEGFNLPTVTPPSWATICTGAWPRTHGVEDYYYYHEGRSLDYKETSQAFGSTILTAETIWDAWDKAGKKCLVVNYPMSWPSKMQHGVMIMGEGLSPAETRWPLHGNEHKEYLCSESVISTDFYPMGSQGTFDDAEGWANLPEGEEPLEMNVRMHFKEAIEPLEDQTWHCLVWQSGDEGYDRMALCPEKDYAKAFFTIQLGQWSEPAQHDFTVKADGRTEKGVFRAKLMQLSDDAEEFKLYISGIAGRCGFIAPAEAAAQIDFSKHITANDIGLVAYLHGIIDTDTVCELVDFHSAWLWNTIESLIKANADWDLFYMHSHPIDWFYHGWLSELDSTDDAVRTKAEKMERYIYEVEDRLLGRLMDIMGDETVMCVCSDHGATPLGPILNTAHALKEAGLCSYEPKKSENYWDIYEETEGFNYVLDVSKSLAVPQRYMFVYVNLKGRYPGGIVEQEDYENVRDRIINALLDYKHPDTGDRPVLLAVRKEDAHVFGMGGAQAGDVVYVLKPEYMAEHGYGLPTGESGCGSLKNLLMFRGPNIRKGYRYTRPRWLADIVPTFCYITGNPVPADAEGAPIYQIMENPNLVD
- the cutC gene encoding choline trimethylamine-lyase: MDLHDFTQKIAEVTKSLTPEERETLRKIFATSSGSAVTLTPTASAQHSGPKAGVSDGVNVPDGPTERHLKLKTNYLLQMPRITIHRARAITKIDSENPGMPRILLRAKAFRYCCETAPLVIQDNELIVGAPNGAPRAGAFSPDISWRWLRDELDTIGSRPQDPFHLAEEDKKVLREEIFPYWEGKSVDEYCEAQYREAGLWELSGESYVSDCSYHALNGGGDSNPGYDVILMKKGMLDIQHEAQEHLTHLDYANPEDIDKIYFYKSVIETTEGVMCYAKRMSEYAAQLAEKEHDPKRKAELLKISEVNARVPAHAPTTFWEAIQAVWTVESLLVVEENQTGMSIGRVDQYMYPLYKADIEAGRMTPCEAFDLAGCMLIKMSEMMWLTSEGSSKFFAGYQPFVNMCVGGVTREGRDATNELTYLLMDAVRHVRIYQPSLATRVHNSSPQEYLKKIVAVIRSGMGFPAVHFDDTHIKMMLAKGVSIEDARDYCLMGCVEPQKAGRLYQWTSTAYTQWPICIELVLNHGVPLWYGKQVCPDSGDLSQFDTYEKFEAAVKEQICYITKWSSVATVISQRVHRDFAPKPLMSIMYEGCMEHGCDVAAGGAMYNFGPGVVWSGLATYVDSMAAIKKLVYEDKKYTLEYMNEALKADFKGYDAVLADCLAAPKYGNDDDYADDIAADLVSFTEQEHRKYRTLYSILSHGTLSISNNTPFGQLLGASANGRSAWQPLSDGISPTQGADVKGPTAIIKSVSKMSNDNMNIGMVHNFKLMSGLLDTPEGEQGVITLIRTASILGNGEMQFNYLDNQTLLDAQKNPKDFRDLVVRVAGYSAFFIELCKDVQDEIISRTVLRHF
- a CDS encoding aldehyde dehydrogenase family protein; protein product: MIGDKDLISIQQARILAENAADAQTRLSAMPQESLDTVVEAMAEAAAAEAQSLAVMSHEETGCGVWQDKMAKNLFACRRVIQSVRGMRCVGKLPQSADAAQHVFEVGVPVGVIAALSPCTNPVSTTICNVLAAVKAGNSIVVCPHQHAVECTSRVVAAMSAAGQAHGLPEGSVTCLTMVADSGIEELMRHRLVALVLVTGRDSMLEAARHSGKPFIYGGMGNGPAFIEATADICKAVDDILASKSFDNGLAPSAEQCVIVDGKIEPQARRAFEANGACFINEAQALALSETMFHPNGRRNRAMLGQSATVLAEKAGIAVPQGTRVLLVERRYVDPADPFIRELLAPVLAYYVEPDWRHACEKCLELLLREGHAQTMTIHSQDEEIIQQFALKKPVARMLVNTPAAFGGMGLTTDLFPSMTQGSGLAGHGFSSDNISPMNLIYRRKVGYGVRGFSFREQQSDQTDPVSDALRRVLRKALNELNR
- a CDS encoding BMC domain-containing protein: MIETFGIVFLMEGADAMIKAADVELIGYENVASGYCSALVQGDVAAVQAAVAAGIKAVNNMGATVYSSAVIPTPHRRLVRLVRRYALS
- a CDS encoding MerR family transcriptional regulator, with the translated sequence MNSQRYTISEMSETSNISKKALRFYDKLGLITPRLRGANNYRYYTHEDVLSVPPLKYYKQMGFRLEEIRAAFDADSNASLRALREMFTTKMQDLRQEEDVLRLRSASIHDWLELLHEAEMVLDNDLRQVSVKYVPPQNLLFHDEVFSLDIKSTIINMGFTNYVESLDNNIAGPVIVHFSSVEERLKKVEQPIQVLQRPMRPCKPELMQTLGGVLMASCYHIGPYENINDTYRKLQRWCASSSYVHAPDAFERYVTDYWTTNNEALFVTEVLVRVRRPNDTFV